In Pseudomonas asiatica, the following are encoded in one genomic region:
- a CDS encoding LysR family transcriptional regulator: MDLANLSAFIAIAETGSFSGAADRLFLTQPAVSKRIAGLEQQLDVRLFDRLGREVTLTEAGRALLPRAYQILNVLDDTRRALTNLTGEVSGRLTLATSHHIGLHRLPPLLRAFTREYPAVALDIQFMDSEAAYDEILHGRAEIAVITLAPEPHHLVKAVPVWDDALDFVAAPEHPLANNNTVSLADVARHPAVFPGGNTFTHHIVQRLFESQGLTPNIAMSTNYLETIKMMVSIGLAWSVLPRTMLDEQVAPIALPGIQLSRQLGYILHTERTLSNAARAFMALLDSHAGPA, from the coding sequence ATGGATCTGGCCAACCTTAGCGCCTTCATCGCAATTGCCGAAACCGGTAGTTTTTCCGGGGCGGCCGACCGCCTGTTCCTGACTCAACCGGCCGTCAGCAAACGCATCGCCGGACTGGAACAGCAACTGGATGTGCGCCTGTTCGACCGGCTGGGCCGCGAGGTGACCCTGACCGAGGCGGGCCGCGCCCTGCTTCCCCGCGCCTACCAGATCCTCAACGTCCTCGATGATACCCGGCGCGCGCTGACCAATTTGACCGGGGAAGTGAGTGGTCGGCTGACCCTTGCCACCAGCCACCATATCGGCTTGCACCGCCTACCCCCGCTGCTGCGGGCCTTCACCCGGGAATACCCTGCAGTGGCGCTGGATATTCAGTTCATGGATTCGGAAGCGGCCTACGACGAAATCCTCCATGGCCGCGCGGAGATTGCCGTTATCACCTTGGCACCCGAGCCGCACCACCTGGTCAAGGCCGTGCCGGTATGGGACGACGCCCTGGACTTCGTCGCCGCTCCCGAGCACCCGCTGGCCAACAACAACACGGTCAGCCTGGCCGACGTCGCCCGCCACCCGGCCGTGTTCCCGGGCGGCAACACTTTTACCCACCACATTGTTCAGCGCCTGTTCGAAAGCCAGGGCCTGACGCCGAACATCGCCATGAGTACCAACTATCTGGAAACCATCAAGATGATGGTGTCCATCGGCCTGGCCTGGAGCGTGCTGCCGCGCACCATGCTCGACGAACAGGTTGCACCCATCGCCTTGCCGGGCATACAGCTGTCTCGCCAGCTAGGCTACATTTTGCACACGGAGCGTACGCTTTCGAACGCGGCCAGGGCATTCATGGCCCTGCTCGACAGCCACGCAGGGCCCGCCTGA
- the leuC gene encoding 3-isopropylmalate dehydratase large subunit, with translation MAGKTLYDKLWEAHEVKRRDDGSSLIYIDRHIIHEVTSPQAFEGLRLANRKPWRIDANIATPDHNVPTTPERKGGIEAIVDQVSRLQVQTLDENCDEYGIVEFKMNDERQGIVHVISPEQGATLPGMTVVCGDSHTSTHGAFGALAHGIGTSEVEHVLATQCLVAKKMKNMLVRVEGQLPAGVTAKDIVLAVIGKIGTAGGNGHAMEFAGSAIRELSMEGRMTICNMSIEAGARVGLVAVDDTTVAYVEGRPYAPKGEQWKQAVEAWKGLVSDADAVFDTVVELDAAQIKPQVSWGTSPEMVLAVDQRVPDPAAEPDLIKRGSIERALKYMGLAANQAITDIKLDRVFIGSCTNSRIEDLRAAAEIAKGRKVAANVKQALVVPGSGLVKAQAEREGLDKIFLEAGFEWREPGCSMCLAMNPDRLESGEHCASTSNRNFEGRQGAGGRTHLVSPAMAAAAAVTGHFIDVRELIQGSAA, from the coding sequence ATGGCTGGCAAAACGCTCTACGACAAACTCTGGGAAGCCCATGAGGTCAAGCGCCGTGATGACGGCTCGTCCTTGATCTACATCGACCGTCACATCATCCACGAAGTGACGTCGCCCCAGGCCTTCGAAGGCCTGCGCCTGGCCAACCGCAAACCTTGGCGCATCGACGCCAACATCGCCACGCCTGACCACAACGTGCCGACCACGCCAGAGCGCAAGGGCGGTATCGAGGCCATCGTCGACCAGGTGTCGCGCCTGCAGGTGCAGACCCTCGACGAGAACTGTGACGAATATGGCATCGTCGAATTCAAGATGAATGACGAGCGTCAAGGCATCGTCCACGTCATCAGCCCGGAGCAGGGTGCCACCTTGCCTGGCATGACTGTGGTCTGCGGTGACTCGCACACCTCCACCCACGGCGCCTTCGGTGCCCTGGCCCACGGCATCGGCACCTCCGAAGTGGAGCACGTGCTTGCTACCCAGTGCCTGGTCGCCAAGAAAATGAAGAACATGCTGGTGCGCGTGGAAGGCCAGTTGCCTGCCGGCGTAACCGCCAAGGACATCGTCCTGGCCGTGATCGGCAAGATCGGTACCGCCGGTGGTAACGGCCACGCCATGGAATTTGCTGGCAGCGCCATCCGCGAATTGTCGATGGAAGGCCGCATGACCATCTGCAACATGTCCATCGAAGCCGGTGCCCGCGTAGGCCTGGTGGCGGTGGACGACACCACTGTTGCCTATGTCGAAGGCCGCCCGTACGCGCCGAAGGGCGAGCAGTGGAAGCAGGCGGTCGAAGCCTGGAAAGGCCTGGTCTCCGACGCTGACGCGGTGTTCGACACCGTGGTCGAGCTCGACGCTGCGCAAATCAAGCCGCAGGTCAGCTGGGGCACTTCGCCGGAGATGGTCCTCGCTGTCGACCAGCGCGTGCCGGACCCGGCTGCCGAGCCTGACCTGATCAAACGTGGTTCGATCGAGCGTGCCCTCAAGTACATGGGCCTCGCCGCCAACCAGGCGATAACCGATATCAAGCTCGACCGCGTGTTCATCGGTTCGTGCACCAACTCGCGTATCGAAGACCTGCGCGCTGCCGCCGAAATCGCCAAGGGCCGCAAGGTCGCTGCCAACGTCAAGCAGGCGCTGGTGGTGCCGGGCTCGGGCCTGGTCAAGGCCCAGGCCGAGCGCGAAGGCCTGGACAAGATCTTCCTCGAGGCCGGTTTCGAATGGCGTGAGCCAGGCTGCTCGATGTGCCTGGCGATGAACCCGGACCGCCTGGAGAGCGGCGAGCATTGCGCGTCTACCTCCAACCGCAACTTCGAAGGCCGTCAGGGGGCCGGTGGCCGCACCCACCTGGTCAGCCCGGCCATGGCCGCCGCCGCCGCGGTGACCGGCCACTTCATCGATGTCCGCGAGTTGATCCAAGGGAGCGCAGCATGA
- the leuD gene encoding 3-isopropylmalate dehydratase small subunit has translation MKAFTQHTGLVAPLDRANVDTDQIIPKQFLKSIKRTGFGPNLFDEWRYLDVGQPYQDNSKRPLNKEFVLNHERYQGASVLLARENFGCGSSREHAPWALDEYGFRSVIAPSFADIFFNNSFKNGLLPIILSDEEVDELFKQVEAIPGYQLTIDLQAQAVTRPDGKVLHFEIDAFRKHCLLNGLDDIGLTLQDSDAIKAFEGKHRAGQPWLFRDA, from the coding sequence ATGAAAGCCTTTACCCAGCACACTGGCCTCGTCGCGCCGTTGGACCGTGCCAACGTCGACACCGACCAGATCATCCCCAAGCAGTTTTTGAAGTCGATCAAGCGCACCGGCTTCGGCCCCAACCTGTTCGACGAGTGGCGTTACCTGGACGTGGGCCAGCCTTACCAGGACAACAGCAAGCGCCCGCTGAACAAGGAGTTCGTGCTCAACCACGAACGCTACCAGGGTGCCAGCGTGTTGCTGGCGCGGGAGAACTTCGGTTGCGGCTCCAGCCGTGAGCACGCCCCATGGGCGCTGGACGAGTACGGCTTCCGCAGCGTGATCGCGCCGAGCTTTGCCGACATCTTCTTCAACAACAGCTTCAAGAACGGCTTGCTGCCGATCATCCTCAGCGACGAGGAAGTCGACGAGCTGTTCAAGCAGGTCGAAGCCATCCCGGGCTATCAGCTGACCATCGACCTGCAGGCGCAGGCGGTGACCCGTCCGGATGGCAAGGTGCTGCACTTCGAGATCGATGCGTTTCGCAAGCACTGCCTGCTCAACGGCCTCGACGACATCGGCCTGACCCTGCAGGACAGCGATGCGATCAAGGCCTTCGAAGGCAAGCACCGCGCCGGGCAGCCTTGGCTGTTCCGTGATGCCTGA
- a CDS encoding class I SAM-dependent methyltransferase has product MTSTQHTDVVQRQFGEQASAYLSSAVHAQGSEFGLLQDALAGRGHARVLDLGCGAGHVSFHVAPLVAEVVAYDLSQAMLDVVASAAAERGLANITTERGAAERLPFADASFDFVFSRYSAHHWSDLGLALREVRRVLKPGGVAAFIDVMSPGSPLLDTYLQTVEVLRDTSHVRDYSAAEWQRQVSEAGLHVRSHTRQPLRLEFSSWVERMRTPEPMRVAIRQLQQAMGEEVRQYYQIEADGSFSTDVLVLWAER; this is encoded by the coding sequence ATGACCAGCACCCAGCACACCGATGTGGTCCAACGCCAGTTCGGCGAACAGGCCAGCGCCTACCTCAGCAGCGCCGTGCACGCCCAAGGCAGTGAATTCGGCCTGCTGCAAGACGCGCTGGCAGGGCGGGGCCATGCCCGCGTGCTCGACCTTGGCTGCGGTGCCGGTCATGTCAGTTTCCACGTCGCCCCTCTGGTTGCCGAAGTGGTCGCCTACGACCTCTCGCAAGCCATGCTCGACGTGGTCGCCAGTGCCGCCGCCGAGCGCGGCCTGGCCAATATCACCACCGAACGCGGTGCCGCCGAACGCCTGCCGTTCGCCGACGCCTCGTTTGACTTCGTCTTCAGCCGCTACTCGGCCCACCACTGGAGCGACCTGGGTCTGGCCCTGCGCGAAGTGCGCCGAGTGCTCAAGCCGGGTGGCGTGGCGGCGTTCATCGACGTCATGTCGCCGGGCAGCCCGCTGCTCGACACCTACCTGCAAACGGTCGAAGTACTGCGCGACACCAGCCACGTGCGCGATTATTCCGCTGCCGAATGGCAACGCCAGGTCAGCGAGGCTGGCCTGCATGTACGCAGCCACACCCGCCAGCCGCTGCGCCTGGAGTTTTCCAGCTGGGTCGAGCGCATGCGCACCCCCGAGCCAATGCGCGTGGCAATTCGCCAATTGCAGCAAGCCATGGGCGAAGAAGTACGGCAGTATTACCAGATCGAGGCCGATGGTTCGTTCAGCACCGATGTGCTGGTGTTGTGGGCCGAGCGTTAA
- the leuB gene encoding 3-isopropylmalate dehydrogenase has product MSKQILILPGDGIGPEIMAEAVKVLELANDKFQLGFNLEHDVIGGAAIDKHGVPLADETLERARKADAVLLGAVGGPKWDKIERDIRPERGLLKIRSQLGLFANLRPAILYPQLADASSLKPEIVSGLDILIVRELTGGIYFGAPRGQRELEGGERQAYDTLPYSESEVRRIARVGFDMARVRGKKLCSVDKANVLASSQLWREVVEDVAKDYPDVELSHMYVDNAAMQLVRAPKQFDVMVTDNMFGDILSDEASMLTGSIGMLPSASLDADNKGMYEPCHGSAPDIAGLGIANPLATILSVSMMLRYSFNQSAAAEAIEKAVSLVLDQGLRTGDIFSEGCRKVGTQEMGDAVVAALRNL; this is encoded by the coding sequence ATGAGCAAGCAGATTCTGATTCTCCCAGGTGACGGTATCGGCCCGGAAATCATGGCCGAGGCGGTCAAGGTGCTGGAGCTGGCCAACGACAAGTTCCAGCTCGGTTTCAACCTGGAGCACGACGTGATCGGTGGCGCCGCCATCGACAAGCACGGTGTGCCGCTGGCCGACGAGACCCTGGAACGTGCGCGCAAGGCCGATGCCGTGCTGTTGGGCGCCGTGGGCGGGCCGAAGTGGGACAAGATCGAACGGGACATCCGTCCCGAGCGCGGTCTGCTGAAAATCCGTTCGCAACTGGGCCTGTTCGCCAACCTGCGCCCGGCCATCCTCTACCCGCAACTGGCCGATGCCTCGTCGCTCAAGCCAGAGATCGTTTCCGGCCTGGACATCCTCATCGTCCGTGAGCTGACCGGCGGTATCTACTTCGGTGCCCCGCGTGGCCAGCGCGAGCTGGAAGGCGGCGAGCGCCAGGCCTACGACACGCTGCCGTACAGCGAAAGCGAAGTGCGCCGCATTGCCCGTGTCGGCTTCGACATGGCCCGCGTGCGCGGCAAGAAGCTGTGCTCGGTAGACAAGGCCAACGTCCTGGCTTCCAGCCAGCTGTGGCGTGAAGTGGTCGAGGACGTGGCCAAGGACTATCCGGATGTTGAACTGAGCCACATGTACGTCGACAACGCCGCCATGCAGCTGGTGCGTGCGCCCAAGCAGTTCGATGTGATGGTGACCGACAACATGTTCGGTGACATTCTGTCGGATGAAGCTTCCATGCTGACCGGCTCCATCGGCATGCTGCCTTCGGCGTCGCTGGATGCCGACAACAAGGGCATGTACGAGCCGTGCCACGGCTCGGCGCCGGACATCGCAGGCCTTGGCATCGCCAACCCGCTGGCGACCATCCTGTCGGTGTCGATGATGCTGCGTTACAGCTTCAATCAGTCGGCTGCCGCCGAGGCGATCGAGAAGGCCGTGAGCCTGGTCCTGGACCAGGGCCTGCGCACCGGCGACATCTTCTCGGAAGGCTGCCGCAAAGTTGGTACGCAGGAAATGGGCGACGCAGTAGTCGCAGCGCTGCGGAATCTGTAA
- the asd gene encoding aspartate-semialdehyde dehydrogenase, with protein sequence MKRVGLIGWRGMVGSVLMQRMLEEQDFDLIEPVFFTTSNVGGQGPNVGKDTAPLKDAYSIEELKTLDVILTCQGGDYTNEVFPKLREAGWQGYWIDAASSLRMQDDAVIILDPVNRKVIDQQLDAGTKNYIGGNCTVSLMLMGLGGLFEAGLVEWMSAMTYQAASGAGAQNMRELIKQMGATHAAVADDLANPASAILDIDRKVAETMRSEAFPTENFGVPLAGSLIPWIDKELPNGQSREEWKAQAETNKILGRFKSPIPVDGICVRIGAMRCHSQALTIKLNKDVPLADIEGMISQHNPWVKLVPNQREISMQELSPTKVTGTLNIPVGRLRKLNMGSQYLGAFTVGDQLLWGAAEPLRRMLRILLER encoded by the coding sequence ATGAAACGTGTAGGTCTGATCGGTTGGCGCGGTATGGTCGGTTCCGTGCTCATGCAGCGGATGCTGGAGGAGCAGGATTTCGACCTCATCGAGCCGGTGTTCTTCACCACCTCCAATGTTGGCGGCCAAGGCCCGAACGTGGGCAAGGATACAGCACCGCTCAAGGATGCTTATTCGATCGAAGAACTCAAGACCCTCGACGTTATCCTGACCTGCCAGGGCGGCGACTACACCAACGAGGTCTTCCCCAAGCTGCGTGAAGCCGGCTGGCAGGGTTACTGGATCGACGCCGCCTCGTCCCTGCGCATGCAGGATGACGCGGTGATCATCCTCGACCCGGTCAACCGCAAGGTCATCGACCAGCAGCTGGACGCGGGTACCAAGAACTACATCGGCGGCAATTGCACCGTCAGCCTGATGCTGATGGGCCTGGGTGGCCTGTTCGAAGCCGGCCTGGTCGAGTGGATGAGCGCCATGACCTACCAGGCGGCCTCGGGTGCCGGTGCGCAGAACATGCGCGAGCTGATCAAGCAGATGGGTGCTACCCATGCTGCCGTCGCCGATGACCTGGCCAACCCGGCCAGCGCCATCCTCGACATCGACCGCAAGGTTGCCGAGACCATGCGCAGCGAAGCGTTCCCGACCGAGAACTTCGGCGTGCCACTGGCTGGCAGCCTGATCCCGTGGATCGACAAGGAACTGCCGAACGGTCAGAGCCGTGAAGAGTGGAAGGCCCAGGCCGAGACCAACAAGATCCTCGGCCGCTTCAAGAGCCCGATCCCGGTCGACGGCATCTGCGTGCGCATCGGCGCCATGCGTTGCCACAGCCAGGCGCTGACCATCAAGCTGAACAAGGACGTGCCGCTGGCCGACATCGAAGGCATGATCAGCCAGCACAACCCTTGGGTGAAGCTGGTACCTAACCAGCGTGAAATCAGCATGCAGGAGCTGAGCCCGACCAAGGTTACCGGCACCCTGAACATCCCGGTTGGCCGCCTGCGCAAGCTGAACATGGGGTCCCAGTACCTGGGCGCGTTCACCGTAGGTGACCAGCTGCTGTGGGGCGCGGCCGAGCCGCTGCGCCGCATGCTGCGGATTCTGCTGGAGCGTTGA
- a CDS encoding aspartate-semialdehyde dehydrogenase: MTHPLDIAVVGATGSVGEALVQILEELDFPVATLHLLASMESAGSSVMFAGKKLKVREVDSFDFAQVKLAFFAAGAAVSRSFASKALQAGCTVIDLSAGLDDALALVPEANAERLIDLALPARIVSPCSAAVALAVALAPLKRLLDIERVQVMAALAVSAQGREAVNELARQTAELLNARPLEPRFFDRQVAFNVLAQVGAADEQGHTALERRLVGELRVLLGLPELKISVSCVQVPVFFGDSFSVAVQSRRPVDLEAVNQALEAADSVELVERDDYPTPVGDAVGQDVVYVGRVRHGVDEDQQLNLWLTTDNVRKGAALNAVQVAQLLIKHML, encoded by the coding sequence ATGACACACCCTTTGGACATCGCCGTCGTCGGCGCCACCGGCAGCGTCGGTGAAGCCCTGGTGCAGATCCTCGAAGAGCTGGATTTCCCGGTCGCCACCCTGCACCTGCTAGCCAGCATGGAATCGGCGGGCAGTAGCGTGATGTTCGCCGGCAAGAAGCTGAAGGTACGTGAGGTGGACAGCTTCGACTTTGCCCAGGTCAAGCTGGCCTTTTTCGCCGCAGGCGCCGCAGTCAGCCGAAGCTTTGCCAGCAAGGCGCTGCAGGCAGGCTGCACGGTCATCGACCTGTCCGCTGGTCTGGACGACGCCCTGGCTCTGGTGCCCGAAGCCAACGCCGAACGCCTGATTGACCTGGCATTGCCCGCGCGCATCGTCAGCCCGTGCTCGGCCGCGGTTGCCCTGGCCGTTGCTCTGGCACCGCTCAAGCGCCTGCTGGATATCGAGCGGGTGCAGGTGATGGCCGCGCTGGCGGTGTCCGCACAAGGTCGGGAAGCTGTCAACGAACTCGCCCGGCAAACTGCCGAGCTGCTCAATGCCCGGCCCCTGGAGCCGCGCTTCTTCGATCGCCAGGTGGCGTTCAACGTGTTGGCCCAGGTCGGTGCCGCCGATGAGCAAGGCCACACCGCCCTGGAGCGCCGCCTGGTCGGTGAGCTGCGTGTGCTGCTGGGCCTGCCTGAACTGAAGATTTCCGTGAGCTGCGTTCAAGTCCCGGTATTTTTCGGCGATAGCTTCAGTGTGGCGGTACAGAGCCGTCGCCCGGTCGACCTGGAGGCGGTCAACCAGGCCCTCGAGGCGGCTGACAGCGTCGAACTGGTGGAGCGCGACGATTATCCGACTCCGGTAGGCGACGCAGTAGGCCAGGACGTGGTCTATGTTGGTCGTGTAAGGCATGGTGTTGATGAAGACCAGCAGCTCAACCTCTGGCTGACCACCGACAACGTGCGCAAAGGCGCCGCGCTCAATGCTGTGCAAGTGGCGCAATTGTTGATTAAACACATGCTGTAA